The proteins below are encoded in one region of Drosophila santomea strain STO CAGO 1482 chromosome 2R, Prin_Dsan_1.1, whole genome shotgun sequence:
- the LOC120447204 gene encoding potassium/sodium hyperpolarization-activated cyclic nucleotide-gated channel 2 isoform X8 has protein sequence MVHFDDVSLYGTPKEEPMPNIPIVSEKVSANFLKSQLQSWFQPTDNRLAMKLFGSRKALVKERIRQKTSGHWVIHPCSSFRFYWDLCMLLLLVANLIILPVAISFFNDDLSTRWIAFNCLSDTIFLIDIVVNFRTGIMQQDNAEQVILDPKLIAKHYLRTWFFLDLISSIPLDYIFLIFNQIMKLQDFSDSFQILHAGRALRILRLAKLLSLVRLLRLSRLVRYVSQWEEVYILQNLQKKSADRRGRMNRKDKDGLTKSNLILKFLNMASVFMRIFNLICMMLLIGHWSGCLQFLVPMLQGFPSNSWVSINELQESYWLEQYSWALFKAMSHMLCIGYGRFPPQSLTDMWLTMLSMISGATCYALFLGHATNLIQSLDSSRRQYREKVKQVEEYMAYRKLPRDMRQRITEYFEHRYQGKFFDEELILGELSEKLREDVINYNCRSLVASVPFFANADSNFVSDVVTKLKYEVFQPGDIIIKEGTIGTKMYFIQEGVVDIVMANGEVATSLSDGSYFGEICLLTNARRVASVRAETYCNLFSLSVDHFNCVLDQYPLMRKTMETVAAERLNKIGKNPNIMHQKDEQLSNPESNTITAVVNALAAEADDCKDDDMDLKENLLHGSESSIAEPVQTIREGLPRPRSGEFRALFEGNTP, from the exons ATG GTACACTTTGATGACGTGTCGTTGTACGGCACTCCGAAAGAGGAGCCCATGCCCAACATACCGATCGTGTCGGAAAAAGTCTCTGCGAATTTCCTAAAAAGTCAATTGCAATCATGGTTCCAGCCGACGGACAACCGACTGGCCATGAAACTGTTTGGCAGCCGAAAGGCGCTGGTCAAGGAGCGCATACGTCAGAAAACTTCCGGGCACTGGGTCATACACCCGTGCAGTTCATTCAG GTTTTACTGGGACCTTTGCATGCTTTTATTATTAGTAGCAAATCTTATTATCCTGCCAGTCGCAATATCATTCTTCAACGATGATCTGAGCACACGATGGATTGCCTTCAACTGCCTAAGTGATACTATTTTTTTAATAGATATTGTAGTCAATTTTAGAACAG GAATTATGCAACAAGACAACGCTGAACAAGTAATATTGGATCCAAAGCTTATAGCTAAACACTATTTAAGAACTTGGTTTTTTCTCGATTTGATTTCGTCGATACCGCtagattatatatttttaattttcaatcaA atTATGAAATTGCAGGATTTCTCTGATTCTTTTCAAATATTGCATGCCGGACGCGCCCTGCGCATCCTGCGCCTGGCCAAGCTGTTATCCTTGGTGCGACTGCTCCGCCTTTCCCGCCTCGTCCGCTACGTGTCCCAATGGGAGGAGGTCTAT ATTCTGCAGAATCTACAGAAAAAAAGTGCTGATCGCAGAGGGAGAATGAACAGAAAAGACAAAGATGGCTTGACAAAAAGCAACCTAATTCTCAAG TTCCTCAATATGGCCTCGGTCTTCATGAGGATcttcaatttaatttgcatgaTGCTCCTGATCGGCCATTGGAGCGGTTGCTTGCAGTTCTTAGTGCCAATGTTGCAGGGTTTTCCATCCAACTCCTGGGTCTCCATCAACGAGTTGCAG GAATCGTACTGGCTGGAGCAGTATTCGTGGGCATTGTTCAAGGCCATGTCGCACATGCTCTGCATAGGCTACGGCAG ATTCCCGCCACAATCATTGACGGACATGTGGCTGACGATGCTTTCCATGATATCCGGTGCCACCTGTTACGCATTGTTCCTCGGTCACGCGACCAATCTCATCCAGAGCTTGGACTCCAGCCGGCGCCAGTATCGCGAGAAGGTCAAACAGGTGGAGGAGTACATGGCCTACCGCAAGTTGCCACGCGACATGCGGCAGCGCATCACGGAATACTTCGAGCATCGGTACCAGGGTAAATTCTTCGATGAAGAGTTGATACTTGGCGAGTTGAGCGAAAAACTGCGCGAGGATGTCATCAACTACAACTGCAG ATCCCTCGTGGCGTCAGTGCCTTTTTTTGCTAATGCCGATTCGAATTTCGTTTCCGACGTAGTTACCAAACTGAAATACGAAGTTTTCCAACCAG GTGATATTATCATAAAGGAGGGTACGATCGGTACTAAGATGTACTTCATACAGGAGGGCGTGGTGGACATTGTCATGGCCAACGGCGAG GTTGCCACCTCACTTTCGGATGGGTCTTACTTCGGTGAGATCTGTCTGCTGACCAATGCGCGTCGTGTGGCCAGCGTGCGAGCCGAAACCTATTGCAATCTATTCTCGTTGAGCGTGGATCATTTCAATTGCGTTCTGGATCAGTATCCGCTGATGCGCAAGACCATGGAGACTGTGGCCGCCGAGCGGTTAAACAAGATCGGCAAGAATCCAAACATAATGCATCAGAAGGACGAGCAGCTGAGCAATCCGGAGTCGAACACGATTACGGCTGTGGTTAATGCCCTGGCTGCCGAGGCGGATGACTGCAAAGATGA TGACATGGATCTCAAGGAGAATTTACTGCATGGGTCAGAGTCGAGCATTGCTGAGCCGGTGCAGACGATACGTGAGGGTCTCCCAAGGCCACGGAGCGGGGAGTTCCGGGCCCTATTCGAGGGTAACACTCCATGA
- the LOC120447204 gene encoding potassium/sodium hyperpolarization-activated cyclic nucleotide-gated channel 2 isoform X9 — MQVHFDDVSLYGTPKEEPMPNIPIVSEKVSANFLKSQLQSWFQPTDNRLAMKLFGSRKALVKERIRQKTSGHWVIHPCSSFRFYWDLCMLLLLVANLIILPVAISFFNDDLSTRWIAFNCLSDTIFLIDIVVNFRTGIMQQDNAEQVILDPKLIAKHYLRTWFFLDLISSIPLDYIFLIFNQDFSDSFQILHAGRALRILRLAKLLSLVRLLRLSRLVRYVSQWEEVYFLNMASVFMRIFNLICMMLLIGHWSGCLQFLVPMLQGFPSNSWVSINELQESYWLEQYSWALFKAMSHMLCIGYGRFPPQSLTDMWLTMLSMISGATCYALFLGHATNLIQSLDSSRRQYREKVKQVEEYMAYRKLPRDMRQRITEYFEHRYQGKFFDEELILGELSEKLREDVINYNCRSLVASVPFFANADSNFVSDVVTKLKYEVFQPGDIIIKEGTIGTKMYFIQEGVVDIVMANGEVATSLSDGSYFGEICLLTNARRVASVRAETYCNLFSLSVDHFNCVLDQYPLMRKTMETVAAERLNKIGKNPNIMHQKDEQLSNPESNTITAVVNALAAEADDCKDDDMDLKENLLHGSESSIAEPVQTIREGLPRPRSGEFRALFEGNTP, encoded by the exons ATGCAGGTACACTTTGATGACGTGTCGTTGTACGGCACTCCGAAAGAGGAGCCCATGCCCAACATACCGATCGTGTCGGAAAAAGTCTCTGCGAATTTCCTAAAAAGTCAATTGCAATCATGGTTCCAGCCGACGGACAACCGACTGGCCATGAAACTGTTTGGCAGCCGAAAGGCGCTGGTCAAGGAGCGCATACGTCAGAAAACTTCCGGGCACTGGGTCATACACCCGTGCAGTTCATTCAG GTTTTACTGGGACCTTTGCATGCTTTTATTATTAGTAGCAAATCTTATTATCCTGCCAGTCGCAATATCATTCTTCAACGATGATCTGAGCACACGATGGATTGCCTTCAACTGCCTAAGTGATACTATTTTTTTAATAGATATTGTAGTCAATTTTAGAACAG GAATTATGCAACAAGACAACGCTGAACAAGTAATATTGGATCCAAAGCTTATAGCTAAACACTATTTAAGAACTTGGTTTTTTCTCGATTTGATTTCGTCGATACCGCtagattatatatttttaattttcaatcaA GATTTCTCTGATTCTTTTCAAATATTGCATGCCGGACGCGCCCTGCGCATCCTGCGCCTGGCCAAGCTGTTATCCTTGGTGCGACTGCTCCGCCTTTCCCGCCTCGTCCGCTACGTGTCCCAATGGGAGGAGGTCTAT TTCCTCAATATGGCCTCGGTCTTCATGAGGATcttcaatttaatttgcatgaTGCTCCTGATCGGCCATTGGAGCGGTTGCTTGCAGTTCTTAGTGCCAATGTTGCAGGGTTTTCCATCCAACTCCTGGGTCTCCATCAACGAGTTGCAG GAATCGTACTGGCTGGAGCAGTATTCGTGGGCATTGTTCAAGGCCATGTCGCACATGCTCTGCATAGGCTACGGCAG ATTCCCGCCACAATCATTGACGGACATGTGGCTGACGATGCTTTCCATGATATCCGGTGCCACCTGTTACGCATTGTTCCTCGGTCACGCGACCAATCTCATCCAGAGCTTGGACTCCAGCCGGCGCCAGTATCGCGAGAAGGTCAAACAGGTGGAGGAGTACATGGCCTACCGCAAGTTGCCACGCGACATGCGGCAGCGCATCACGGAATACTTCGAGCATCGGTACCAGGGTAAATTCTTCGATGAAGAGTTGATACTTGGCGAGTTGAGCGAAAAACTGCGCGAGGATGTCATCAACTACAACTGCAG ATCCCTCGTGGCGTCAGTGCCTTTTTTTGCTAATGCCGATTCGAATTTCGTTTCCGACGTAGTTACCAAACTGAAATACGAAGTTTTCCAACCAG GTGATATTATCATAAAGGAGGGTACGATCGGTACTAAGATGTACTTCATACAGGAGGGCGTGGTGGACATTGTCATGGCCAACGGCGAG GTTGCCACCTCACTTTCGGATGGGTCTTACTTCGGTGAGATCTGTCTGCTGACCAATGCGCGTCGTGTGGCCAGCGTGCGAGCCGAAACCTATTGCAATCTATTCTCGTTGAGCGTGGATCATTTCAATTGCGTTCTGGATCAGTATCCGCTGATGCGCAAGACCATGGAGACTGTGGCCGCCGAGCGGTTAAACAAGATCGGCAAGAATCCAAACATAATGCATCAGAAGGACGAGCAGCTGAGCAATCCGGAGTCGAACACGATTACGGCTGTGGTTAATGCCCTGGCTGCCGAGGCGGATGACTGCAAAGATGA TGACATGGATCTCAAGGAGAATTTACTGCATGGGTCAGAGTCGAGCATTGCTGAGCCGGTGCAGACGATACGTGAGGGTCTCCCAAGGCCACGGAGCGGGGAGTTCCGGGCCCTATTCGAGGGTAACACTCCATGA
- the LOC120447204 gene encoding potassium/sodium hyperpolarization-activated cyclic nucleotide-gated channel 2 isoform X5: MVHFDDVSLYGTPKEEPMPNIPIVSEKVSANFLKSQLQSWFQPTDNRLAMKLFGSRKALVKERIRQKTSGHWVIHPCSSFRFYWDLCMLLLLVANLIILPVAISFFNDDLSTRWIAFNCLSDTIFLIDIVVNFRTGIMQQDNAEQVILDPKLIAKHYLRTWFFLDLISSIPLDYIFLIFNQDFSDSFQILHAGRALRILRLAKLLSLVRLLRLSRLVRYVSQWEEVYFLNMASVFMRIFNLICMMLLIGHWSGCLQFLVPMLQGFPSNSWVSINELQESYWLEQYSWALFKAMSHMLCIGYGRFPPQSLTDMWLTMLSMISGATCYALFLGHATNLIQSLDSSRRQYREKVKQVEEYMAYRKLPRDMRQRITEYFEHRYQGKFFDEELILGELSEKLREDVINYNCRSLVASVPFFANADSNFVSDVVTKLKYEVFQPGDIIIKEGTIGTKMYFIQEGVVDIVMANGEVATSLSDGSYFGEICLLTNARRVASVRAETYCNLFSLSVDHFNCVLDQYPLMRKTMETVAAERLNKIGKNPNIMHQKDEQLSNPESNTITAVVNALAAEADDCKDDDMDLKENLLHGSESSIAEPVQTIREGLPRPRSGEFRALFEGNTP, from the exons ATG GTACACTTTGATGACGTGTCGTTGTACGGCACTCCGAAAGAGGAGCCCATGCCCAACATACCGATCGTGTCGGAAAAAGTCTCTGCGAATTTCCTAAAAAGTCAATTGCAATCATGGTTCCAGCCGACGGACAACCGACTGGCCATGAAACTGTTTGGCAGCCGAAAGGCGCTGGTCAAGGAGCGCATACGTCAGAAAACTTCCGGGCACTGGGTCATACACCCGTGCAGTTCATTCAG GTTTTACTGGGACCTTTGCATGCTTTTATTATTAGTAGCAAATCTTATTATCCTGCCAGTCGCAATATCATTCTTCAACGATGATCTGAGCACACGATGGATTGCCTTCAACTGCCTAAGTGATACTATTTTTTTAATAGATATTGTAGTCAATTTTAGAACAG GAATTATGCAACAAGACAACGCTGAACAAGTAATATTGGATCCAAAGCTTATAGCTAAACACTATTTAAGAACTTGGTTTTTTCTCGATTTGATTTCGTCGATACCGCtagattatatatttttaattttcaatcaA GATTTCTCTGATTCTTTTCAAATATTGCATGCCGGACGCGCCCTGCGCATCCTGCGCCTGGCCAAGCTGTTATCCTTGGTGCGACTGCTCCGCCTTTCCCGCCTCGTCCGCTACGTGTCCCAATGGGAGGAGGTCTAT TTCCTCAATATGGCCTCGGTCTTCATGAGGATcttcaatttaatttgcatgaTGCTCCTGATCGGCCATTGGAGCGGTTGCTTGCAGTTCTTAGTGCCAATGTTGCAGGGTTTTCCATCCAACTCCTGGGTCTCCATCAACGAGTTGCAG GAATCGTACTGGCTGGAGCAGTATTCGTGGGCATTGTTCAAGGCCATGTCGCACATGCTCTGCATAGGCTACGGCAG ATTCCCGCCACAATCATTGACGGACATGTGGCTGACGATGCTTTCCATGATATCCGGTGCCACCTGTTACGCATTGTTCCTCGGTCACGCGACCAATCTCATCCAGAGCTTGGACTCCAGCCGGCGCCAGTATCGCGAGAAGGTCAAACAGGTGGAGGAGTACATGGCCTACCGCAAGTTGCCACGCGACATGCGGCAGCGCATCACGGAATACTTCGAGCATCGGTACCAGGGTAAATTCTTCGATGAAGAGTTGATACTTGGCGAGTTGAGCGAAAAACTGCGCGAGGATGTCATCAACTACAACTGCAG ATCCCTCGTGGCGTCAGTGCCTTTTTTTGCTAATGCCGATTCGAATTTCGTTTCCGACGTAGTTACCAAACTGAAATACGAAGTTTTCCAACCAG GTGATATTATCATAAAGGAGGGTACGATCGGTACTAAGATGTACTTCATACAGGAGGGCGTGGTGGACATTGTCATGGCCAACGGCGAG GTTGCCACCTCACTTTCGGATGGGTCTTACTTCGGTGAGATCTGTCTGCTGACCAATGCGCGTCGTGTGGCCAGCGTGCGAGCCGAAACCTATTGCAATCTATTCTCGTTGAGCGTGGATCATTTCAATTGCGTTCTGGATCAGTATCCGCTGATGCGCAAGACCATGGAGACTGTGGCCGCCGAGCGGTTAAACAAGATCGGCAAGAATCCAAACATAATGCATCAGAAGGACGAGCAGCTGAGCAATCCGGAGTCGAACACGATTACGGCTGTGGTTAATGCCCTGGCTGCCGAGGCGGATGACTGCAAAGATGA TGACATGGATCTCAAGGAGAATTTACTGCATGGGTCAGAGTCGAGCATTGCTGAGCCGGTGCAGACGATACGTGAGGGTCTCCCAAGGCCACGGAGCGGGGAGTTCCGGGCCCTATTCGAGGGTAACACTCCATGA